One genomic segment of Culturomica massiliensis includes these proteins:
- the clpB gene encoding ATP-dependent chaperone ClpB: protein MNTDNYTIKSQEALQKAVQLTQSKGQQAIETGHLLQAVIDVGENVTHFIFNKLGVNSNSLLAALERIIDTYPRVSGGNVYLSSDTNKVLEKATRYANEMGDQYISLEHILLALLNGKDQVAQLMKDSGMNEKETKAAIAELRKGSKVNSQSAESTYDSLGRFAINLNERARNGKLDPVIGRDDEIRRVLQILSRRTKNNPILIGEPGVGKTAIAEGLAQRIVNGDVPSNLTSKQIYSLDMGALIAGAKYKGEFEERLKAVVNEVISSEGEIILFIDEIHTLVGAGKSDGAMDAANILKPALARGDLRAIGATTLNEYQKYFEQDKALERRFQKVMIDEPDVMSAISIMRGLKERYENHHKVRITDDAIIASVELSHRYISDRFLPDKAIDLVDEAAARLRLEMNSVPEEIDELDRKIQQLQIEKEALKREGTSKKLDDIKKELADLNEERTKLRAQWESERSLIDEIQKNKDAIEQYKFEANRAERDGDYGKVAELRYGKIKEAEQHIEDVKARLAGMKNGESLIREEVTADDIAAVVSRWTGIPVNRMMQSERQKLLSLEHELHKRVVGQDVAIAALADAVRRNRAGLQDAKRPIGSFIFLGTTGVGKTELAKALAEFLFDDETQMTRIDMSEYQERHSVSRLIGAPPGYVGYDEGGQLTEAVRRKPYSVILLDEIEKAHPDVFNILLQVLDDGRLTDNKGRVVDFKNTIIIMTSNIGAHIIQEKLKDLNDKNRDEVLEKTNAEVYELLKQTIRPEFLNRIDEVIMFTPLQKNEIVDIVRLQIQGVNKMLANNGILLEITDKAVEWIAEEGYDPQFGARPVKRIIQRTLLNDLSKQILAEQVSKDNHILVDVKDNQIVFSNK, encoded by the coding sequence ATGAATACAGACAATTATACGATTAAATCGCAGGAAGCATTGCAGAAAGCAGTGCAGCTTACACAGAGTAAAGGACAACAAGCCATCGAAACCGGGCATTTGCTGCAAGCGGTTATAGATGTCGGAGAGAATGTCACTCATTTTATTTTTAATAAATTGGGGGTGAACAGTAATTCATTACTCGCTGCCCTGGAGCGTATTATAGATACTTATCCGCGGGTATCCGGCGGTAACGTGTATCTTTCTTCCGATACAAATAAAGTATTGGAGAAAGCTACCCGCTATGCTAATGAAATGGGGGATCAGTATATTTCCCTGGAGCATATTTTGTTGGCTTTGTTGAATGGAAAGGATCAGGTAGCCCAGTTGATGAAAGACAGTGGGATGAACGAGAAGGAGACAAAGGCAGCAATTGCCGAATTGCGGAAGGGATCTAAGGTAAACTCGCAATCGGCAGAGTCGACTTATGATTCTTTAGGACGTTTTGCTATAAATCTGAACGAGCGTGCCCGCAATGGGAAGTTGGACCCGGTAATCGGACGTGACGATGAAATCCGCCGGGTGCTTCAGATTTTGTCGCGCCGTACGAAAAACAATCCGATATTGATAGGAGAACCCGGGGTTGGTAAAACGGCTATTGCCGAGGGGTTGGCACAGCGTATTGTGAACGGGGATGTACCTTCCAATCTGACGTCCAAACAGATTTACTCGTTGGATATGGGAGCTTTGATTGCAGGAGCCAAATACAAGGGTGAATTTGAAGAAAGGTTGAAGGCTGTTGTCAATGAAGTTATCTCATCTGAAGGAGAAATCATTTTGTTTATCGATGAAATACATACCTTGGTCGGTGCCGGAAAATCCGATGGGGCCATGGATGCTGCCAATATTCTGAAACCGGCTTTGGCAAGAGGTGATTTGCGGGCTATCGGGGCGACAACCTTGAATGAATATCAGAAATATTTCGAGCAGGATAAAGCTTTGGAGCGTCGTTTTCAGAAGGTGATGATAGATGAGCCGGATGTGATGAGTGCAATCAGTATCATGCGGGGATTGAAGGAGAGGTATGAAAATCATCATAAAGTGAGGATTACGGACGATGCTATTATTGCTTCCGTTGAATTATCTCACCGGTATATTTCCGATCGTTTTTTGCCGGATAAGGCTATCGATCTGGTGGATGAGGCGGCTGCCCGTTTGCGTCTGGAAATGAATTCCGTTCCGGAAGAGATCGATGAACTGGACCGGAAGATTCAGCAATTGCAGATCGAGAAAGAGGCATTGAAACGGGAAGGTACAAGCAAGAAGCTGGATGATATTAAAAAGGAATTGGCCGATCTGAACGAAGAGCGCACCAAGTTGCGGGCACAGTGGGAATCCGAACGTTCTTTGATCGATGAGATTCAAAAAAACAAGGATGCGATAGAACAATATAAGTTTGAGGCTAACCGGGCCGAACGGGATGGTGATTATGGGAAAGTGGCCGAGTTGCGTTATGGCAAGATCAAGGAAGCGGAGCAGCATATCGAAGATGTGAAAGCCAGGTTGGCCGGTATGAAGAACGGAGAATCTTTGATCCGGGAAGAAGTGACGGCTGATGATATTGCTGCTGTCGTGTCCAGATGGACCGGTATTCCTGTCAATCGGATGATGCAAAGTGAAAGACAGAAGTTGCTTTCTTTGGAACATGAACTGCATAAGCGGGTTGTCGGACAGGATGTGGCGATTGCTGCGCTGGCCGATGCTGTGCGGCGTAACCGGGCCGGCTTACAGGATGCGAAGCGGCCGATCGGTTCATTTATCTTTTTAGGTACGACCGGAGTCGGTAAAACGGAGTTAGCGAAAGCATTGGCTGAGTTTCTGTTCGATGATGAAACTCAGATGACGCGTATCGATATGTCGGAGTACCAGGAACGTCATTCCGTTTCCCGTTTGATAGGAGCGCCTCCCGGATATGTCGGTTATGATGAAGGCGGTCAGTTAACAGAGGCTGTCAGACGTAAACCTTATTCGGTTATCTTATTGGATGAGATCGAAAAAGCACATCCAGATGTGTTCAATATTTTGTTACAGGTATTGGATGACGGTCGTCTGACGGATAATAAAGGGCGGGTCGTGGATTTTAAAAACACGATTATCATTATGACTTCAAATATCGGAGCTCATATTATTCAGGAAAAATTGAAAGATCTGAATGATAAAAACCGGGATGAGGTACTGGAAAAAACAAATGCGGAAGTATATGAGTTGTTGAAACAGACCATTCGCCCGGAATTCCTGAATCGTATCGATGAGGTGATTATGTTTACGCCTTTGCAGAAAAATGAAATCGTCGATATTGTTCGCTTGCAGATTCAGGGTGTCAATAAAATGCTGGCGAATAATGGTATCCTGTTGGAGATTACGGATAAGGCTGTGGAATGGATTGCAGAAGAGGGATACGATCCGCAGTTCGGAGCCCGTCCGGTAAAGCGGATTATACAGCGTACTTTGTTGAATGATTTGTCAAAACAGATCTTGGCTGAACAAGTTTCTAAGGATAATCATATTTTGGTAGACGTAAAAGATAATCAGATCGTTTTCAGTAATAAGTAA